The following coding sequences lie in one Clarias gariepinus isolate MV-2021 ecotype Netherlands chromosome 27, CGAR_prim_01v2, whole genome shotgun sequence genomic window:
- the LOC128514913 gene encoding uncharacterized protein LOC128514913 produces the protein MITLFVALYSLLCLCTTGNTSDIKELHVKTVKPGEAVTMECTVKSRSNLAWYRQSFRKVPQFLVRPYSNTQGYMFPEGFNDSRFSVTVKDQKFDLNIIKIREDDEGEYFCGYVEGNILKFTSGTRLQFKGEEMKPCPTPGTLNKNTHSVTHQGSNSSAGEGEEMKPCSTPGTLNKNTTSVTHQGSNSNSTNYNWNIVLIVSNILSVIVIVALVGVLFKHQRKGSSSNNHQTSTNQADDEDVLNYAVVNFAKKPSSSRTSRDTSHQDIYSQVKTH, from the exons atgatcacactctttgtggctctttactctctgctttgtctctgcacaactg gaaacacTTCTGACATCAAGGAGCTTCATGTGAAAACAGTAAAGCCTGGAGAAGCTGTAACTATGGAGTGTACCGTCAAAAGCAGAAGTAATTTAGCTTGGTACAGACAGAGTTTTCGAAAAGTGCCTCAGTTTTTGGTGAGACCGTACAGTAACACTCAGGGCTACATGTTTCCTGAGGGATTTAATGATAGCCGcttcagtgttactgtaaaggaccaaaagtttgatctcaacattattaaaataagagaagatgatgaaggagaatatttctgtggatatGTGGAGGGAAATATACTAAagttcacatctggaacacgtctgcagtttaaag gtgaagagatgaaaccctgtcctacacctggaacacttaacaagaacacacactctgttacacaccagggttcGAACAGCAGTGCTGGAGAAG gtgaagagatgaaaccctgttctacacctggaacacttaacaagaacacaacctctgttacacaccagggttcaaacAGCA atTCCACAAATTACAATTGGAATATTGTCTTAATCGTCTCCAATATATTATCTGTTATTGTAATTGTGGCTCTGGTTGGAGTTTTGTttaaacatcaaagaaaag GTTCTTCATCAAACAACCATCAAACTTCCACCAATCAG GCTGATGATGAAGATGTCTTGAACTATGCAGTTGTAAATTTTGCTAAGAAACCTTCATCCTCCAGAACATCCAGAGACACGAGCCATCAAGATATTTATTCACAAGTTAAAACACATTAG
- the LOC128514754 gene encoding uncharacterized protein LOC128514754, with protein sequence MITLFVALYSLLCLCTTGNTSDIKELHVKTVKRGEAVTMECNISGVKDKKNLAWYRQSSEKVPQFLARPYSNNLGYDFVEGFNDSRFSVTVNKQKVDLNINGVREDDGGEYFCGYVDGNILKFTSGTRLQFEGEEMKPCPTPGTLNKNTHSVTHQGSNSRDGKGSSSNNHQTPTNQADDEDVLNYAAVSFAKKPSSSRTSRDTSHQDVYAQVKMNK encoded by the exons atgatcacactctttgtggctctttactctctgctttgtctctgcacaactg gaAACACTTCTGACATCAAGGAGCTTCACGTGAAAACAGTAAAGCGTGGAGAAGCTGTAACTATGGAGTGTAACATTAGTGGGGTTAAGGACAAAAAGAATTTAGCTTGGTACAGACAGAGTTCTGAAAAAGTGCCTCAGTTTTTGGCGAGACCATACAGTAACAATCTGGGGTATGATTTTGTTGAGGGATTTAATGATAGCCGCTTCAGTGTTACTGTCAATAAGCAAAAGGTTGATCTCAATATTAATGGAGTAAGagaagatgatggaggagaatatttctgtggatatGTGGATGGAAATATACTAAagttcacatctggaacacgtctgcagtttgaag gtgaagagatgaaaccctgtcctacacctggaacacttaacaagaacacacactctgttacacaccagggttcaaacAGCAGAGATGGAAAAG GTTCTTCATCAAACAACCATCAAACTCCCACCAATCAG GCTGATGATGAAGATGTCTTGAACTATGCAGCTGTGAGTTTTGCTAAGAAACCTTCATCCTCCAGAACATCCAGAGACACGAGCCATCAAGACGTTTATGCACaagttaaaatgaataaatag